A stretch of Carya illinoinensis cultivar Pawnee chromosome 14, C.illinoinensisPawnee_v1, whole genome shotgun sequence DNA encodes these proteins:
- the LOC122293227 gene encoding hippocampus abundant transcript-like protein 1 isoform X1 → MAWKKTGVGEIRPMLHLLMPLCIHWVAEEMTVSVLVDVVTRALCPDESTCTQAIYINGLQQTIVGIFKMVILPLLGQLADEHGRKPVLLLTISTSIFPFALLAWNQSKEFVYAYYVLRTISYILSQGSIFCIAVAYAADVVDDSKRAAAFSWITGLCSASHVLGNLLARFLPEKYIFPVSIALLIFCPVYMQLFLVETVKLAPKRDQDSSCFTKTINIFHKRFKSMRDAATIVISSQTLRGISLVSFFYELGMSGITGVLMYYLKAAFGFEKNQFSEILMMVGIGSIVSQMLVLPVINPLVGEKVILCMGLLASITYALFDGLAWAAWVPYLSASFKVVVVLVRPATYAIISKASSSTNQGKAQGFIAGVESIASLLSPLVMSPLTSWFLSKSAPFNCKGFSLVCASICMVIALCYACLLKPDEASNCGSESADDIEAPLLGDR, encoded by the exons ATGGCGTGGAAGAAGACTGGTGTCGGGGAGATTAGGCCCATGCTTCACTTGCTAATGCCACTCTGCATTCATTGGGTTGCTGAGGAAATGACTGTTTCGGTTCTTGTTGATGTTGTTACTCGCGCCCTTTGTCCGGATGAGTCGACCTGCACCCAAGCTATTTATATTAACGGTCTTCAGCAAACG ATTGTTGGAATTTTCAAGATGGTGATACTTCCACTTCTAGGCCAGCTTGCAGATGAGCATGGGCGGAAACCAGTGCTCCTTCTTACCATATCTACTTCCATATTTCCCTTTG CATTACTTGCCTGGAATCAGTCTAAGGAATTTGTATATGCTTACTATGTGCTTCGTACAATTTCGTATATTCTAAGTCAAGGGAGTATTTTCTGCATTGCTGTTGCTTATGCG GCAGATGTTGTCGATGACAGTAAGAGGGCTGCAGCTTTTAGTTGGATTACAGGTCTTTGCTCTGCTTCACATGTATTAGGAAATCTACTGGCACGTTTTCTTCctgaaaaatacattttcccG GTTTCAATAGCTCTCTTGATATTTTGTCCAGTTTATATGCAACTCTTTCTGGTTGAGACAGTTAAACTGGCTCCCAAAAGGGATCAAGATTCATCTTGCTTTACAAAGACAATTAATATTTTCCATAAACGATTCAAATCAATGAGAGATGCAGCCACAATAGTTATAAGCAG TCAAACACTCAGGGGCATTTCTCTTGTTTCCTTCTTCTATGAATTGGGAATGTCTGGCATTACTGGTGTCTTAATG TACTATCTGAAGGCTGCTTTTGGTTTTGAAAAGAAtcaattttctgaaattctgaTGATGGTTGGAATTGGTTCGATTGTGTCTCAG ATGCTGGTGCTTCCTGTAATCAATCCATTGGTTGGAGAGAAGGTGATATTGTGCATGGGTTTACTTGCTTCAATAACTTAT GCATTATTTGACGGCCTTGCTTGGGCAGCATGG GTGCCATACCTGAGTGCCTCATTCAAAGTTGTTGTTGTCCTTGTACGACCTGCT ACTTATGCTATCATTTCCAAAGCATCAAGTTCAACCAATCAG GGAAAAGCACAAGGATTTATTGCTGGTGTGGAATCAATAGCTAGTTTGTTATCACCACTTGTAATGAGCCCATTAACTT CATGGTTCCTATCTAAGAGTGCCCCATTCAACTGCAAAGGTTTCAGCCTTGTATGTGCATCCATATGCATG GTTATTGCTTTATGTTATGCTTGCTTGCTTAAACCCGATGAAGCCTCAAACTGTGGTTCGGAGTCGGCGGATGACATTGAAGCTCCACTTCTAGGTGATCGTTGA
- the LOC122293227 gene encoding hippocampus abundant transcript-like protein 1 isoform X2, which produces MVILPLLGQLADEHGRKPVLLLTISTSIFPFALLAWNQSKEFVYAYYVLRTISYILSQGSIFCIAVAYAADVVDDSKRAAAFSWITGLCSASHVLGNLLARFLPEKYIFPVSIALLIFCPVYMQLFLVETVKLAPKRDQDSSCFTKTINIFHKRFKSMRDAATIVISSQTLRGISLVSFFYELGMSGITGVLMYYLKAAFGFEKNQFSEILMMVGIGSIVSQMLVLPVINPLVGEKVILCMGLLASITYALFDGLAWAAWVPYLSASFKVVVVLVRPATYAIISKASSSTNQGKAQGFIAGVESIASLLSPLVMSPLTSWFLSKSAPFNCKGFSLVCASICMVIALCYACLLKPDEASNCGSESADDIEAPLLGDR; this is translated from the exons ATGGTGATACTTCCACTTCTAGGCCAGCTTGCAGATGAGCATGGGCGGAAACCAGTGCTCCTTCTTACCATATCTACTTCCATATTTCCCTTTG CATTACTTGCCTGGAATCAGTCTAAGGAATTTGTATATGCTTACTATGTGCTTCGTACAATTTCGTATATTCTAAGTCAAGGGAGTATTTTCTGCATTGCTGTTGCTTATGCG GCAGATGTTGTCGATGACAGTAAGAGGGCTGCAGCTTTTAGTTGGATTACAGGTCTTTGCTCTGCTTCACATGTATTAGGAAATCTACTGGCACGTTTTCTTCctgaaaaatacattttcccG GTTTCAATAGCTCTCTTGATATTTTGTCCAGTTTATATGCAACTCTTTCTGGTTGAGACAGTTAAACTGGCTCCCAAAAGGGATCAAGATTCATCTTGCTTTACAAAGACAATTAATATTTTCCATAAACGATTCAAATCAATGAGAGATGCAGCCACAATAGTTATAAGCAG TCAAACACTCAGGGGCATTTCTCTTGTTTCCTTCTTCTATGAATTGGGAATGTCTGGCATTACTGGTGTCTTAATG TACTATCTGAAGGCTGCTTTTGGTTTTGAAAAGAAtcaattttctgaaattctgaTGATGGTTGGAATTGGTTCGATTGTGTCTCAG ATGCTGGTGCTTCCTGTAATCAATCCATTGGTTGGAGAGAAGGTGATATTGTGCATGGGTTTACTTGCTTCAATAACTTAT GCATTATTTGACGGCCTTGCTTGGGCAGCATGG GTGCCATACCTGAGTGCCTCATTCAAAGTTGTTGTTGTCCTTGTACGACCTGCT ACTTATGCTATCATTTCCAAAGCATCAAGTTCAACCAATCAG GGAAAAGCACAAGGATTTATTGCTGGTGTGGAATCAATAGCTAGTTTGTTATCACCACTTGTAATGAGCCCATTAACTT CATGGTTCCTATCTAAGAGTGCCCCATTCAACTGCAAAGGTTTCAGCCTTGTATGTGCATCCATATGCATG GTTATTGCTTTATGTTATGCTTGCTTGCTTAAACCCGATGAAGCCTCAAACTGTGGTTCGGAGTCGGCGGATGACATTGAAGCTCCACTTCTAGGTGATCGTTGA